From the Thermococcus guaymasensis DSM 11113 genome, one window contains:
- a CDS encoding alpha-amylase/4-alpha-glucanotransferase domain-containing protein: MVNFIFGIHNHQPLGNFGWVFESAYERSYRPFMETLEEYPNMKVAAHYSGPLLEWIAENKPEHIDLLKSLVKKGQLEIVVAGFYEPVLAAIPKEDRIEQIKLLKDFAKKLGYDSKGVWLTERVWQPELVKSLRQAGIEYVIVDDYHFMSAGLSKEELYWPYYTEDGGEVITVFPIDEKLRYLIPFRPVEKTLDYLHGLDDGDESRVAVFHDDGEKFGVWPGTYEWVYEKGWLREFFDRISSDERINLTLYSEYLKRFKPKGLVYLPIASYFEMSEWSLPAKQAKLFVEFVEKLKEGGQFERYRIFVRGGIWKNFFFKYPESNYMHKRMLMVSKLVRENPEARHFLLKAQCNDAYWHGVFGGVYLPHLRRAIWENIIKANSHVPTGSFVRDIDFDGRDEVFLENENFYAVFKPAYGGALFELSSKRKAVNYNDVLMRRWEHYHEVSEAATPEEEDGEGVASIHELGKQIPEEIRRELAYDSYLRAILQDHFLDLETTLDEYRLNRHIELGDFVTGAYDYGLFEGGVTLERDGTVSGRPARVEKTFHLTEDGFVVDYTVRSDVKALFGVELNLAVHSVMEEPAEFEAERFEINDPYGIGKVAIELDRKARVWKFPIKTLSQSESGWDFIQQGVSYTILFPLEGELRFRLVFEEL; the protein is encoded by the coding sequence ATGGTGAACTTTATCTTTGGAATCCACAACCATCAGCCCCTCGGGAACTTCGGCTGGGTCTTTGAGAGCGCCTACGAAAGGTCATACCGGCCATTTATGGAGACGCTGGAAGAATATCCGAACATGAAGGTCGCGGCCCACTACTCCGGCCCGCTCCTTGAGTGGATTGCAGAGAACAAGCCGGAGCACATAGACCTTCTCAAGAGCCTCGTGAAGAAGGGGCAGCTTGAGATAGTCGTTGCAGGCTTCTACGAACCGGTACTCGCGGCTATCCCGAAGGAGGACAGGATAGAGCAGATAAAGCTCCTTAAAGATTTCGCAAAGAAGCTTGGATACGACTCAAAGGGAGTATGGCTGACCGAAAGGGTGTGGCAGCCTGAACTCGTCAAGAGCCTCCGCCAGGCGGGCATAGAGTACGTCATCGTCGATGATTATCACTTCATGAGCGCCGGCCTGAGCAAGGAGGAACTCTACTGGCCATACTACACCGAGGACGGGGGGGAGGTCATAACCGTTTTCCCGATAGACGAGAAGCTCCGCTATCTAATCCCGTTCCGTCCCGTTGAAAAGACCCTCGATTACCTCCACGGCCTCGATGACGGTGATGAGAGCAGGGTCGCGGTCTTCCACGACGACGGCGAGAAGTTCGGTGTCTGGCCGGGGACGTACGAGTGGGTTTATGAGAAGGGCTGGCTCAGGGAGTTCTTTGACAGGATTTCGAGCGACGAGAGGATAAACCTCACCCTCTACTCGGAGTACCTCAAGAGGTTCAAACCGAAGGGTCTCGTCTATCTACCCATAGCTTCCTACTTCGAGATGAGCGAGTGGTCGCTCCCGGCCAAGCAGGCGAAGCTCTTCGTCGAGTTCGTCGAGAAGCTGAAGGAGGGGGGCCAGTTCGAGCGCTACCGCATATTCGTCCGCGGCGGGATCTGGAAGAACTTCTTCTTCAAGTACCCGGAGAGCAACTACATGCACAAGCGCATGCTCATGGTGAGCAAGCTGGTGAGGGAAAACCCCGAGGCCAGGCATTTCCTCCTCAAGGCTCAGTGCAACGACGCCTACTGGCACGGCGTCTTCGGCGGCGTCTACCTGCCTCACCTTAGGAGGGCCATCTGGGAGAACATCATCAAGGCCAACAGCCACGTTCCTACCGGAAGCTTCGTGAGGGACATTGACTTCGACGGAAGAGACGAGGTCTTCCTTGAGAACGAGAACTTCTACGCCGTCTTCAAGCCCGCCTATGGCGGGGCGCTCTTCGAGCTCAGCTCCAAGAGGAAGGCCGTTAACTACAACGACGTGCTCATGAGGCGCTGGGAGCACTACCACGAGGTTTCCGAGGCGGCCACGCCGGAGGAAGAAGATGGAGAGGGCGTTGCTAGCATCCACGAGCTCGGCAAGCAGATACCTGAGGAGATCAGGCGCGAATTAGCGTACGACAGCTACCTTAGGGCCATCCTCCAGGACCACTTCCTCGACCTGGAGACCACCCTCGACGAGTACCGCCTCAACAGGCACATCGAGCTTGGGGATTTCGTGACGGGTGCCTACGACTACGGCCTTTTTGAGGGCGGCGTCACCCTCGAGAGGGACGGAACCGTCTCCGGAAGGCCGGCGAGGGTCGAGAAGACCTTTCACCTGACTGAGGACGGCTTCGTCGTGGACTACACCGTGAGGAGCGACGTAAAAGCTCTCTTCGGCGTCGAGCTCAACCTCGCAGTCCACAGCGTCATGGAGGAGCCTGCTGAATTCGAGGCCGAGAGGTTCGAGATAAACGACCCGTATGGCATCGGAAAGGTTGCCATAGAGCTCGACAGGAAGGCAAGGGTGTGGAAGTTCCCGATAAAGACCCTCAGCCAGAGCGAGAGCGGCTGGGACTTCATCCAGCAGGGCGTCAGCTACACTATCCTCTTCCCGTTAGAGGGGGAGCTGAGGTTCAGGTTGGTATTTGAGGAACTTTAA
- a CDS encoding cation:proton antiporter — MEFLAALAVLLVTAKSLEWAFERFEIHPIIAHVLTGIVLGPFLLGLVEPTPDLKVLAEFGLIMMMLYMGLTSNFSAIAQNTKKAVVVATLGVAVSFALGFLTVYSFGKPLSAAIFVGVTLGNTAIEVTSGVLVKERVKRVVSSILMGAAFADDILAVYLIGIVTAMAGGSLSLQAFGVLTLKIFAFIGATILVSEFVFKKAEWFRNVVKNLNVFFTFTLILTFLLAIIAENIGLNQIIGAYLAGLTISRLRERKDPLVVTRIKLNELIEDLQVVLTEFFMPLFFIYVGLMFNPPLSQVSLPLIIGLYLSAVLGKLIGCGLGAKLSGLSWDDSIAVGIGMGGRGSLELAILTFGLNAGLIDQGLFASVIIVSMLTALTTPVFFKAYLKRQKLKSSS; from the coding sequence GTGGAGTTTTTAGCTGCCCTTGCAGTTCTGCTCGTCACCGCGAAGAGCCTCGAATGGGCCTTCGAGAGGTTCGAGATACACCCCATAATAGCCCACGTGCTCACGGGTATTGTACTGGGGCCCTTCCTCCTCGGCCTTGTTGAACCCACTCCAGACCTCAAGGTTCTGGCGGAGTTCGGGCTCATCATGATGATGCTCTACATGGGTTTAACGAGCAACTTCTCGGCGATAGCCCAGAACACCAAAAAGGCGGTAGTGGTTGCCACCCTCGGAGTTGCCGTCTCCTTCGCGCTGGGGTTCCTCACGGTCTACTCCTTTGGCAAGCCCCTCTCCGCGGCGATCTTCGTGGGGGTGACCCTTGGAAACACAGCAATAGAAGTTACCAGCGGTGTCCTCGTCAAGGAAAGGGTGAAGAGGGTCGTTTCCTCCATTCTTATGGGCGCTGCCTTCGCCGACGACATACTAGCCGTTTACCTCATCGGCATCGTCACTGCCATGGCAGGGGGGAGCCTCAGCCTTCAGGCTTTCGGGGTGCTCACCCTCAAGATATTCGCCTTCATAGGAGCGACGATCCTCGTCTCCGAATTCGTGTTCAAAAAGGCCGAGTGGTTCAGGAACGTTGTCAAGAACCTCAACGTGTTCTTCACGTTCACCCTCATACTGACCTTCCTGCTCGCCATAATAGCGGAAAACATCGGCCTCAACCAGATAATCGGTGCCTACCTGGCTGGCCTCACGATAAGCAGGCTCCGCGAGAGGAAGGACCCGCTGGTCGTAACGAGGATTAAGCTCAACGAGCTTATTGAAGACCTCCAAGTTGTTCTTACCGAGTTCTTCATGCCGCTCTTCTTCATCTACGTTGGGCTCATGTTCAACCCTCCGCTGAGCCAGGTCAGCCTCCCGCTGATAATTGGTTTATACCTCTCGGCAGTCCTTGGAAAGCTTATCGGCTGCGGTCTCGGCGCAAAGCTTTCCGGCCTCAGCTGGGACGACTCCATAGCAGTCGGCATAGGAATGGGGGGCAGGGGAAGCCTTGAGCTGGCCATTCTGACCTTCGGCCTCAACGCCGGGCTGATAGATCAGGGCCTCTTCGCGAGCGTCATAATTGTGTCTATGCTGACGGCACTCACGACGCCGGTATTCTTCAAGGCGTACCTCAAAAGGCAAAAGCTTAAATCATCATCCTGA
- the mfnA gene encoding tyrosine decarboxylase MfnA codes for MFPERGASEEEVLEELRRKTAEDLTFDSGRILGSMCTYPHPFAIKVITEFIDRNLGDPGLHVGSRKVEEEAVEMLSNLLGLERGYGHIVSGGTEANILAVRAFRNLADVEEPELILPRSAHFSFIKAGEMLGVKLVWAELNKDYTVNVRDVEDKITDNTIGIVGIAGTTGLGVVDNIPALSDLALDYGLPLHVDAAFGGFVIPFAKALGYDIPDFDFRLKGVKSITIDPHKMGMVPIPAGGIIFREKKYIDAISVLAPYLAGGRIWQATITGTRPGANALAVWAMIKHLGFEGYKEVVRRAMELSRWFAGELKKIPGVYLIREPVLNIVSFGTENLEQVEEDLKRRGWGISAHRGYIRIVLMPHVRREHLEEFLRDLREIVRG; via the coding sequence ATGTTTCCAGAGCGGGGGGCAAGCGAGGAGGAAGTGCTTGAAGAATTACGGCGGAAAACCGCCGAAGATTTAACGTTCGACTCCGGAAGGATTCTCGGCTCCATGTGCACCTATCCTCATCCCTTTGCGATTAAGGTAATCACCGAGTTCATAGACAGAAACCTCGGAGACCCGGGTTTGCACGTGGGGAGCAGGAAGGTTGAGGAAGAGGCAGTTGAGATGCTCTCAAACCTCCTCGGTCTCGAAAGGGGCTACGGGCACATAGTTTCCGGGGGCACCGAGGCGAACATTTTAGCGGTAAGGGCATTCCGCAACTTGGCCGACGTTGAGGAACCAGAGCTCATACTCCCGAGGAGCGCCCACTTCTCCTTCATCAAGGCCGGCGAGATGCTGGGAGTTAAGCTCGTCTGGGCGGAGCTGAATAAAGACTACACCGTCAACGTGAGGGACGTTGAGGATAAGATTACGGACAACACGATTGGAATCGTCGGAATAGCGGGAACGACAGGCCTCGGGGTCGTGGACAATATTCCGGCTTTAAGCGATCTGGCTCTCGATTACGGGCTTCCGCTCCACGTCGATGCCGCTTTCGGGGGCTTCGTGATTCCCTTTGCTAAGGCCCTGGGCTACGACATCCCGGACTTCGACTTTCGCTTAAAGGGCGTGAAGAGCATAACCATAGACCCCCACAAGATGGGCATGGTGCCGATTCCAGCCGGCGGCATAATCTTCCGCGAGAAGAAGTACATCGACGCGATAAGCGTCTTGGCCCCTTACCTCGCTGGTGGGAGAATATGGCAGGCCACCATAACGGGAACGAGGCCCGGGGCGAACGCTCTCGCGGTCTGGGCGATGATCAAGCACCTCGGCTTCGAGGGCTACAAGGAGGTCGTGAGGAGGGCGATGGAGCTGAGCCGGTGGTTTGCAGGGGAACTGAAGAAGATTCCAGGCGTTTACCTTATCCGCGAGCCAGTTCTGAACATTGTCTCCTTCGGCACGGAGAACCTTGAGCAGGTCGAAGAGGATCTGAAGAGAAGGGGCTGGGGCATAAGCGCCCACCGCGGTTACATCAGAATCGTTCTCATGCCCCACGTGAGGAGGGAACATTTAGAAGAGTTCTTGAGGGATTTGAGGGAGATTGTGCGGGGTTAA
- a CDS encoding TIGR00304 family membrane protein, translating into MRGETLILAGMITIIAGFLLVFIGTLISALGGNGDVEGGGVIMIGPIPIVFGTSRGAVTLVSILAVLLMVLWIIGALLARRV; encoded by the coding sequence ATGAGGGGAGAAACTCTCATACTAGCGGGCATGATCACGATAATAGCCGGCTTCCTGCTGGTGTTTATAGGAACCTTGATTTCCGCCCTAGGGGGCAATGGGGATGTTGAGGGCGGGGGAGTGATAATGATAGGCCCCATACCCATAGTTTTCGGCACGAGCAGGGGAGCAGTTACCCTGGTCTCGATTTTAGCGGTTCTGCTCATGGTGCTCTGGATAATCGGCGCCCTGTTGGCGAGGAGGGTATGA
- a CDS encoding M73 family metallopeptidase, with amino-acid sequence MKRYIIVGVAALLVFLAGVHLGVSYFSDVAKSSGNEVSTGDFDIGISKDGKRFYDDYKLFSFDNLAPGESRTFTFYVKNRGDYPVSSVGLLFNVTDLEDGSLSKAEALVDNTPEVGELSEYLTIADFRVEVNGTDTALSNYIGKTLREVNMSELSIFNGLLKPDEQIKVTITIKLSPSAGNECLTDSADVGLIITASQ; translated from the coding sequence ATGAAACGCTACATAATAGTTGGAGTTGCGGCCCTGCTGGTGTTCCTGGCCGGAGTACACCTGGGCGTTTCCTACTTCAGCGACGTTGCGAAGTCCAGCGGAAACGAGGTCTCCACAGGCGACTTCGACATTGGCATAAGCAAGGACGGCAAAAGGTTCTACGACGACTACAAACTGTTCTCCTTCGACAACCTCGCGCCCGGAGAGAGCAGGACGTTCACATTCTACGTGAAGAACCGCGGTGATTATCCGGTCTCTTCAGTTGGGCTTCTCTTCAACGTGACTGACCTAGAGGACGGCTCGCTGAGCAAGGCAGAGGCCCTGGTGGACAACACCCCAGAAGTCGGCGAGCTCAGCGAATACCTGACGATAGCCGACTTCCGCGTTGAGGTGAACGGTACTGACACTGCCCTAAGCAACTACATCGGAAAGACTCTCCGCGAAGTCAACATGAGCGAGCTCAGCATCTTCAACGGCTTGCTAAAGCCGGATGAGCAAATTAAAGTCACAATAACAATCAAACTCTCCCCTTCAGCGGGCAACGAGTGCCTCACGGACAGCGCGGATGTGGGGCTAATAATAACGGCCAGCCAGTGA
- a CDS encoding HAD family hydrolase: protein MLVIVDLDDTLCTTWEAGKKVLLRLFLELLRERKFRLIKYILFGGYKELYRVESLHKMELEDILREVFFRVYGKEPGDGFSRTLKIVEEVFFSNLRLYPDAVPFLEGLKSLGAKIVLVTDSSSRWQRRKIERLGLGGYFDSVIISGETGHSKLTPHNFRLALSRFPDREVYVVGDRDETDMAGAKAIRAVGILVKRGHFRGLAVKNADYVVNDLIEALEVIKREHGLKNRAEA from the coding sequence ATGCTTGTAATAGTGGACCTCGACGATACACTCTGCACCACGTGGGAGGCGGGAAAGAAAGTTCTTCTGAGGCTCTTCCTAGAACTCCTGCGGGAAAGAAAGTTTCGGCTGATAAAATACATCCTCTTTGGGGGTTACAAGGAGCTCTACCGGGTTGAGTCCCTGCACAAGATGGAACTGGAGGACATCCTGAGGGAGGTCTTTTTCAGGGTCTATGGGAAGGAGCCGGGCGATGGGTTTTCCAGAACCCTTAAGATAGTCGAGGAGGTGTTCTTCTCGAACCTGAGGCTTTACCCGGATGCGGTGCCCTTTCTTGAAGGTCTTAAAAGCCTCGGAGCCAAGATTGTGCTCGTTACAGACTCTTCCTCCCGGTGGCAGAGGAGGAAGATCGAACGCCTCGGGCTTGGGGGCTACTTTGACTCTGTCATAATCAGCGGCGAAACGGGCCACTCCAAGCTGACCCCCCACAACTTCCGCCTGGCTTTGAGCCGTTTTCCCGATAGAGAGGTCTACGTTGTTGGTGACAGAGATGAGACCGATATGGCGGGGGCAAAAGCAATAAGGGCCGTGGGGATACTGGTCAAGAGGGGTCACTTCAGAGGTCTAGCAGTTAAAAACGCCGATTACGTGGTGAACGATTTAATCGAGGCCCTGGAGGTGATAAAGCGTGAGCACGGGCTTAAAAACCGAGCTGAAGCGTAA
- a CDS encoding diacylglycerol/polyprenol kinase family protein codes for MSTGLKTELKRKAIHLTGLTVPAIYQLTGREFTLTFITVAFVVFVVLEPFRIIEEIRDRIKVKLRLINPEVVTGIEVIEHHVTEIEREHEQEGVAAHIYFTLASLIVVYFFSREIAIAAVTVATVGDAVAAIIGKNFGRHRFSNGKSLEGSLAYFISALLIIYPLLGLKFALVGALVGTIVEFYDLPPDDNFSNQVFVALSLYLFSLL; via the coding sequence GTGAGCACGGGCTTAAAAACCGAGCTGAAGCGTAAGGCCATTCACTTAACCGGCCTCACTGTCCCGGCCATTTACCAGCTCACCGGCAGGGAGTTCACCCTCACCTTCATAACTGTTGCCTTCGTGGTTTTCGTTGTCCTCGAACCCTTCCGGATAATCGAGGAGATTAGGGACAGGATAAAGGTAAAGCTCCGACTGATCAATCCTGAAGTCGTGACGGGAATTGAGGTTATTGAGCATCACGTTACGGAGATCGAGAGGGAGCACGAGCAAGAAGGTGTTGCGGCTCATATCTACTTCACCCTAGCTTCCCTGATAGTTGTCTACTTCTTCAGCAGGGAAATTGCGATAGCGGCCGTAACGGTCGCTACCGTAGGGGATGCCGTAGCCGCGATAATCGGGAAGAACTTCGGCCGGCACAGGTTTTCCAACGGCAAGAGCCTTGAGGGCAGCCTTGCCTACTTCATCAGCGCCCTGTTGATAATCTACCCCCTCCTCGGCCTCAAGTTCGCCCTCGTCGGGGCTCTTGTAGGGACGATAGTCGAGTTCTATGACCTGCCCCCAGACGACAACTTCTCCAACCAGGTTTTCGTGGCGCTCTCCCTCTACCTCTTCTCTCTGCTCTGA
- a CDS encoding flippase, whose product MTESLKTRLIKNAGWLFGAEIISKVLAYGVIVILSRTLGPDGLGQYSFIFYYVGLLGIFRDLGVGYYFMREVARDKGRLKELLPDVLGLKIVLAVINFLIIVGITLFLPKPEWIKVLIVLAGAEAILTWISLLFTYIMYSHEVTKYEAIARTVERFWAFFVGGAVLYIFKSLPPFIIALLTGYTLRELLRIRWGLQFVDELRVRFRPEVWKNLLMKSYPFWFIGLFTLIYYRTDMVMLSLLRGDYETGIYRAAFTLIEVSLFIPNIVISTTMPSMSRLWKEDRKTLEVLFKKSFQILLLIGLLGTAGYYTLARIGILFVFGEKFLPSVPVLRILAFAVPFMFLNSLFGSYMNATGKELTFTKITGFTALLNVVLNYVLILNYGAEGAAVATVVSQGVATIGGLLSEGMPITRRTH is encoded by the coding sequence ATGACTGAGAGTCTGAAGACGAGACTGATAAAAAACGCGGGCTGGCTGTTTGGGGCTGAAATAATTTCCAAGGTGTTAGCCTACGGTGTGATAGTTATCTTAAGCCGAACGTTAGGGCCGGACGGACTAGGCCAGTACTCGTTCATCTTCTACTACGTGGGACTTTTGGGGATATTTCGTGATCTGGGCGTTGGTTACTACTTCATGCGTGAGGTTGCGAGAGACAAAGGCAGGCTGAAAGAGTTGCTCCCGGACGTCTTGGGTCTCAAGATAGTTTTAGCAGTTATTAACTTCCTAATAATTGTAGGAATTACACTTTTCCTCCCAAAGCCTGAGTGGATAAAGGTTCTTATCGTTCTGGCAGGGGCAGAGGCCATACTAACCTGGATCTCCCTGCTTTTCACGTACATTATGTATTCCCACGAAGTTACTAAGTACGAGGCAATTGCAAGGACCGTTGAGAGATTCTGGGCGTTCTTCGTTGGCGGAGCCGTTTTGTACATATTTAAATCTCTCCCTCCATTTATAATTGCACTTTTGACTGGTTATACATTGAGAGAACTCCTGCGGATAAGGTGGGGGCTTCAGTTCGTTGATGAACTCAGGGTTCGCTTTAGGCCGGAAGTTTGGAAGAACCTCCTGATGAAATCCTATCCCTTCTGGTTCATAGGGCTCTTCACGCTCATCTACTACCGCACTGACATGGTGATGCTCAGCCTTCTGAGGGGAGATTATGAGACTGGAATTTACAGAGCGGCCTTTACGCTCATAGAGGTCTCACTCTTCATTCCAAACATAGTTATCTCAACGACCATGCCTTCTATGTCGAGGCTGTGGAAGGAAGACAGAAAGACGCTTGAAGTGCTCTTCAAGAAGAGCTTTCAGATACTCCTGCTCATTGGACTCCTTGGAACCGCTGGATACTACACCCTCGCCAGGATTGGAATTCTATTCGTCTTCGGGGAGAAGTTCCTGCCGAGCGTTCCCGTGCTGAGGATTTTAGCGTTTGCAGTTCCCTTCATGTTCCTCAACTCCCTCTTTGGGAGCTACATGAACGCGACCGGGAAAGAGCTTACCTTTACGAAGATCACGGGGTTTACGGCGTTGCTGAACGTGGTTCTAAACTACGTTCTGATACTGAACTATGGGGCAGAAGGGGCGGCGGTGGCGACGGTGGTGAGTCAGGGAGTTGCAACTATCGGGGGTCTCTTATCAGAAGGCATGCCCATAACTAGGCGGACTCATTAG
- a CDS encoding glycosyltransferase family 4 protein, producing the protein MRVVMLVTNPFKPDPRVYKEAKSLVNAGHEVIVLAWDREGKYPREETVEGIRVVRFGPKSRYGSFFDFLVKLPVFYIKAFIFMAKKDFDAVHTHDFDTAFLGLLFKYIKGKKWVYDVHDLYHTFFEVEGKSTLFSRLLAEIVKRIDAFFAKCSDRLIVATQSIGGKHEGLREYYIREGIEAEKITTIWNVPILAQFSTQKVPPKKGRDGFVIGFIGTIRTISNFIPLFEAVKTLNFPVKLLFVGGGKSLGELRKIVMERYRGLNVEFTGSVPYHMIQEYYRECSAIYSVYPYRENIRRAIAIKVFEATSLGVPVVVNSNTLMEDFVEEYRCGVATTLSLGDIKRALSSLGRIKFNPKHIVKKWNWERESEKLKRIYRQ; encoded by the coding sequence ATGAGGGTAGTTATGCTGGTCACGAACCCATTTAAACCAGATCCGCGCGTTTATAAGGAGGCCAAAAGCCTCGTTAATGCTGGGCACGAGGTCATTGTTTTGGCGTGGGATCGTGAGGGAAAGTATCCGCGGGAAGAAACCGTCGAAGGAATTCGGGTTGTGAGGTTTGGGCCTAAGTCAAGATACGGCAGTTTTTTTGACTTCTTGGTTAAGCTTCCTGTCTTCTACATCAAAGCATTCATTTTCATGGCTAAGAAGGATTTCGATGCGGTCCACACCCACGATTTTGATACTGCCTTTTTGGGGCTCCTTTTCAAGTACATTAAGGGCAAGAAGTGGGTCTATGATGTGCACGATCTCTACCACACTTTTTTTGAAGTCGAGGGTAAATCCACTCTATTTTCCCGCTTGCTTGCCGAGATTGTCAAGCGGATTGATGCCTTCTTTGCCAAGTGCTCCGACCGCTTAATCGTGGCGACCCAATCGATAGGTGGAAAACATGAGGGGCTAAGGGAGTACTATATCCGGGAGGGAATTGAGGCCGAGAAAATAACGACGATATGGAACGTCCCTATCCTTGCACAGTTTAGCACACAAAAGGTACCCCCAAAAAAGGGTAGGGATGGGTTTGTTATAGGATTCATCGGAACCATACGGACGATTTCAAATTTCATTCCCCTCTTTGAGGCCGTAAAAACTCTGAACTTTCCTGTGAAACTGCTGTTTGTTGGCGGTGGGAAAAGTCTTGGTGAGCTCAGAAAGATCGTTATGGAGCGGTATAGAGGCCTTAATGTGGAATTCACAGGAAGCGTGCCATATCACATGATTCAGGAGTATTATCGTGAGTGCAGCGCTATATACTCAGTCTACCCATATAGAGAAAACATCCGAAGAGCAATTGCAATAAAGGTGTTTGAGGCCACATCACTGGGGGTTCCCGTTGTAGTGAACAGTAATACCCTGATGGAGGATTTCGTCGAGGAGTACCGGTGCGGGGTAGCCACAACCTTAAGTTTGGGGGATATCAAGCGAGCATTGAGTTCACTGGGCAGAATCAAGTTCAACCCAAAACACATCGTCAAAAAATGGAACTGGGAGCGTGAGTCAGAAAAATTAAAAAGAATATACCGCCAGTAG
- a CDS encoding glycosyltransferase family 4 protein yields the protein MSEFENKNLLILTNSYPDEDNRHYGGIFVKEQVRYLARHFNEIYVISPQPYGSNRNLRDYEYDNVRVYYPRFFHLPVEFFRKRLGDNFFKAAMRVIEREKLEFDLIHAHFTWPGGYAGVKLAKEFEVPVVITIHENRDWFLREYNSGNEKIYWTWRNADALLRVNKKDVPLLREFNLNVYSIPNGFNPGRLKIIEKKAARTELGLKDDAKIIFSLGALIERKGFHYLIDAMHLVTKKRKDVICFIGGNGPLKKRLQQQINRLGLQNHVKLLGFVPDDQLALWMNAADLFVLPSLSEGNPTVMFEALGVGLPFIGTTVGGVPEIIISDDYGLLCPPKDPECLAEKILIALDKEWDREKIREYAGQFTWENIVKEIIKIATKIML from the coding sequence ATGAGTGAATTTGAGAATAAAAATCTCCTAATCCTGACAAATTCGTATCCCGATGAGGACAACCGGCACTACGGCGGGATTTTCGTCAAGGAGCAGGTCAGGTATCTTGCCAGACATTTTAATGAGATCTATGTAATCTCCCCCCAACCTTATGGCTCTAACAGGAACCTCCGTGATTATGAGTACGACAACGTTAGAGTTTATTATCCGAGGTTCTTCCACCTGCCCGTTGAGTTCTTCAGAAAACGCCTCGGTGACAACTTCTTCAAAGCCGCTATGCGGGTTATCGAGCGTGAGAAACTGGAGTTCGATTTAATTCATGCTCACTTTACGTGGCCAGGCGGGTATGCAGGGGTTAAGCTTGCTAAGGAGTTTGAAGTTCCTGTTGTGATTACAATCCACGAGAACAGGGATTGGTTTTTGAGGGAGTATAATTCTGGAAACGAGAAGATTTACTGGACGTGGAGGAACGCAGATGCGTTGCTCAGGGTTAATAAAAAAGACGTGCCTTTGTTGAGGGAGTTTAATCTTAACGTCTATTCCATTCCAAATGGTTTTAATCCAGGGCGGTTGAAGATTATTGAGAAGAAAGCTGCGAGGACAGAGCTTGGACTTAAAGATGATGCAAAGATAATCTTTTCATTGGGTGCATTGATAGAGCGGAAGGGATTTCACTACCTCATTGATGCAATGCACCTTGTCACAAAGAAGAGAAAAGACGTTATATGCTTCATTGGGGGAAATGGCCCTCTCAAAAAGAGGCTCCAGCAACAGATAAACAGGCTTGGTCTTCAGAATCATGTTAAACTGTTGGGCTTTGTCCCAGATGATCAGCTTGCCCTCTGGATGAACGCCGCTGATTTATTTGTATTACCAAGCCTTAGTGAGGGTAATCCCACAGTAATGTTTGAAGCCCTTGGGGTTGGTTTGCCCTTCATTGGCACTACTGTTGGGGGAGTCCCAGAGATAATAATATCGGATGACTATGGCTTGCTCTGCCCGCCGAAAGACCCTGAATGCTTGGCGGAGAAAATTTTAATAGCTCTCGATAAGGAGTGGGACAGGGAGAAAATAAGGGAGTATGCGGGGCAGTTCACATGGGAAAATATTGTGAAGGAGATAATAAAAATAGCTACTAAAATCATGCTATGA
- a CDS encoding antitoxin family protein yields MEEVEVVYEKGVFKPLKKVNLKEGTHGKVILELGLADIIERFGEKVEKDALREFLEERR; encoded by the coding sequence ATGGAGGAAGTCGAAGTGGTTTATGAGAAAGGCGTCTTTAAGCCGTTGAAAAAGGTGAACCTCAAGGAGGGAACTCACGGGAAGGTGATCCTCGAACTCGGGTTAGCGGACATCATTGAGAGGTTCGGCGAGAAAGTCGAGAAAGACGCCCTCAGGGAATTCCTGGAGGAGCGGAGATGA